A genomic window from Flavobacterium johnsoniae includes:
- the ileS gene encoding isoleucine--tRNA ligase, translating to MSTKFTEYKGLDLPTVASEVLDFWKKENIFEKSVTTREGAEPFVFFEGPPSANGLPGIHHVMARAIKDIFCRYKTQKGFQVKRKAGWDTHGLPVELGTEKELGITKEDIGKTISIEEYNEACKRTVMRYTDVWNDLTEKMGYWVDMEDPYVTYKPKYMESVWWLLKQIYDKGLLYKGYTIQPYSPKAGTGLSSHEVNQPGAYRDVTDTTIVAQFKTLPETLPSFLQGFGDIHILAWTTTPWTLPSNTALTVGPKIDYVLVKTFNQYTFEPINVVLAKNLVGKQFGKGFFLSEDDADFDNVKNGDKKLPYKILTEAKGADLVEIRYEQLLPYVLPYQNAENAFRVISGDFVTTEDGTGIVHTAPTFGADDAKVAKEAKPEVPPMLVLDEEGNAVPLVDLQGKFTSHLGDLAGKYVKNEYYDAGQAPEKSVDVEIAIRLKEENKAFKVEKYVHSYPHSWRTDEPLLYYPLDSWFIKVTDVKDRMFDLNETINWKPKSTGEGRFGNWLKNANDWNLSRSRYWGIPLPIWRTEDKKEEVLIGSVEELYNAIEKSIEAGFQKENPFKGFEIGNMSESNYDLIDLHKNVVDQITLVSASGQPMKRESDLIDVWFDSGAMPYAQWHYPFENQDKIDENKDFPANFIAEGVDQTRGWFYTLHAIGTLVFDKVAYKNVVSNGLVLDKNGIKMSKSKGNTIDPFKTIEEFGPDATRWYMIMNANPWDNLKFDLEGIAEVRRKFFGTLYNTYSFFSLYANIDGFKYAEAEIPLNERPEIDQWIISELNTLVKFVDECYEDYEPTKATRAISEFVQENLSNWYVRLCRRRFWKGEYAHDKIAAYQTLYTCLLTISKFSAPVAPFFMDKLYRDLTVSTGTEDFASVHLAEFPKFVENFVNKTLESKMQKAQTISSLVLSLRKKEMIKVRQPLQKVMIPVLDENQRAEIEAISDLVKAEVNVKEIELLDDASGILVKQIKPNFKALGPRFGKDMGLISREIQGFSPDQINQLDKQGTLDIVISGNNVTLSLEDVEITSQDIEGWLVANSNGITVALDITISEELKNEGIARELVNRIQNIRKDSGFEVTDKIKVQIKRDGILEDAVSKNEDYIKSETLTDELVFVDVLENGTEIEFDDIKTIILISK from the coding sequence ATGAGTACAAAATTTACTGAATACAAAGGACTTGACTTGCCTACAGTAGCGTCAGAAGTTCTTGATTTTTGGAAGAAAGAAAATATATTTGAAAAGAGTGTTACAACTCGCGAAGGTGCAGAGCCTTTCGTATTTTTTGAAGGTCCGCCTTCAGCAAACGGATTACCAGGAATTCACCACGTAATGGCGCGTGCGATTAAAGATATTTTTTGCAGATATAAAACTCAAAAAGGTTTTCAAGTTAAAAGAAAAGCTGGATGGGATACTCACGGTTTGCCTGTTGAATTAGGTACCGAAAAAGAATTAGGAATTACAAAAGAGGATATTGGCAAGACAATTTCTATCGAAGAATATAACGAAGCGTGTAAAAGAACCGTTATGCGTTATACGGACGTATGGAATGACTTGACCGAAAAAATGGGTTATTGGGTTGATATGGAAGATCCATATGTAACTTATAAACCAAAATACATGGAGTCTGTTTGGTGGCTTTTGAAACAAATATACGATAAAGGTTTGTTGTACAAAGGATACACGATTCAGCCATATTCTCCAAAGGCAGGAACAGGATTATCTTCTCATGAAGTAAATCAGCCTGGAGCTTATAGAGATGTTACAGATACTACAATTGTAGCGCAATTCAAAACTTTGCCAGAAACGCTTCCGAGCTTTTTACAAGGTTTTGGAGATATTCACATTTTAGCTTGGACGACAACGCCTTGGACACTTCCGTCAAATACAGCTTTGACAGTTGGTCCAAAAATCGATTATGTTTTAGTTAAGACTTTCAATCAATATACTTTTGAGCCAATCAATGTTGTTTTGGCTAAAAACTTAGTTGGAAAACAATTCGGAAAAGGATTTTTCTTAAGTGAAGACGACGCTGATTTTGATAACGTTAAAAACGGCGACAAGAAACTGCCATACAAAATCTTAACTGAAGCAAAAGGAGCAGATTTAGTAGAAATCCGTTACGAGCAATTATTGCCTTATGTATTGCCATATCAAAATGCTGAAAATGCATTTAGAGTGATTTCTGGAGATTTCGTTACTACAGAAGACGGAACAGGAATTGTACATACAGCGCCAACTTTTGGTGCGGATGATGCTAAAGTTGCAAAAGAAGCGAAACCGGAAGTTCCGCCAATGTTGGTTTTAGATGAAGAAGGAAATGCGGTTCCGTTAGTAGATTTACAAGGAAAATTCACTTCTCATTTAGGAGATTTAGCTGGTAAATACGTTAAAAACGAATATTATGATGCAGGACAAGCTCCAGAGAAATCTGTAGATGTTGAAATCGCTATTCGCTTAAAAGAAGAAAATAAAGCCTTTAAAGTTGAAAAATACGTGCACAGTTATCCACACAGTTGGAGAACAGACGAGCCGTTATTATATTATCCTCTAGATTCATGGTTCATCAAAGTAACCGATGTAAAAGATAGAATGTTCGACCTGAACGAAACTATCAATTGGAAACCTAAATCTACTGGTGAAGGACGTTTTGGAAATTGGCTGAAAAATGCCAACGACTGGAACTTATCTCGTTCTAGATATTGGGGAATTCCGTTGCCAATTTGGAGAACTGAAGATAAAAAAGAAGAAGTTCTTATTGGTTCTGTTGAAGAATTATACAATGCGATCGAGAAATCTATCGAAGCAGGTTTTCAAAAAGAAAATCCGTTTAAAGGTTTTGAAATCGGAAACATGTCTGAATCAAATTATGATTTAATTGATTTGCACAAAAATGTTGTGGATCAAATTACCTTGGTTTCGGCTTCTGGCCAACCAATGAAACGCGAAAGCGATTTGATCGACGTTTGGTTCGATTCTGGAGCAATGCCTTATGCACAATGGCATTATCCTTTTGAAAATCAAGATAAAATTGATGAGAATAAAGATTTTCCTGCAAATTTCATCGCAGAAGGAGTCGATCAAACACGTGGATGGTTCTATACATTACACGCAATCGGAACTTTGGTTTTTGATAAAGTAGCGTATAAAAACGTAGTTTCTAACGGTTTGGTTTTAGATAAAAATGGAATTAAAATGTCTAAGAGTAAAGGAAATACTATAGACCCGTTTAAAACCATTGAAGAATTCGGTCCTGATGCCACGCGTTGGTATATGATTATGAATGCAAATCCTTGGGATAACTTGAAGTTTGACCTTGAAGGAATTGCTGAGGTTCGCCGTAAATTCTTCGGAACTTTATACAACACATATTCTTTCTTTTCGTTATATGCAAATATCGACGGATTTAAATATGCTGAAGCTGAAATTCCATTAAACGAAAGACCAGAAATCGATCAATGGATTATTTCTGAGTTGAATACTTTAGTGAAGTTTGTTGACGAATGTTATGAAGATTACGAACCAACAAAAGCGACAAGAGCTATTTCTGAATTCGTTCAGGAAAACCTAAGTAACTGGTACGTTCGTTTATGCCGTCGTCGTTTCTGGAAAGGAGAATATGCTCACGATAAAATCGCAGCTTACCAAACGCTTTATACTTGCTTGTTAACAATCAGTAAATTCAGCGCTCCAGTAGCTCCATTTTTTATGGATAAATTGTACAGAGATTTGACAGTTTCTACGGGAACCGAGGATTTTGCTAGTGTTCACTTGGCTGAATTCCCAAAATTTGTCGAAAACTTTGTTAATAAAACGTTGGAGAGCAAAATGCAGAAAGCGCAAACCATCTCTTCTCTAGTTTTATCACTACGTAAAAAGGAGATGATTAAAGTTCGTCAGCCGCTGCAAAAGGTAATGATTCCAGTACTTGACGAGAATCAGAGAGCTGAAATTGAAGCGATTTCTGACCTTGTAAAAGCCGAAGTAAACGTTAAAGAAATTGAACTTTTAGACGATGCTTCTGGTATTTTAGTGAAACAGATTAAGCCTAATTTTAAAGCTCTTGGACCACGTTTTGGAAAGGATATGGGGTTGATTTCTAGAGAGATACAAGGTTTTTCTCCAGATCAGATTAATCAGTTAGACAAGCAAGGAACGCTAGATATTGTTATTTCTGGAAATAATGTAACTTTATCCTTAGAAGACGTCGAAATAACATCGCAAGATATCGAAGGTTGGCTAGTTGCAAATTCAAACGGAATTACAGTTGCGCTTGACATCACAATATCTGAAGAATTAAAAAATGAAGGTATCGCGAGAGAATTAGTAAACAGAATTCAGAATATCCGTAAAGATTCAGGATTTGAAGTTACTGATAAGATTAAGGTACAAATAAAAAGAGACGGTATTTTAGAAGATGCTGTTTCGAAAAATGAGGACTATATTAAGTCTGAAACATTAACAGATGAACTGGTTTTTGTAGACGTTTTAGAAAACGGCACAGAAATTGAGTTTGATGATATTAAAACCATTATATTAATTTCAAAATAG
- a CDS encoding outer membrane protein assembly factor BamB family protein — protein sequence MKKITFSIILLLSVTVSSIAQRKYDEIVTTENAVQDLVQNEITGVIVFKEGGTVKGLDPETKKVIWTLTKDDFGTLTSKDVLSDPDFGNLFKEKRDLSTVPGSPYVEAYINSKYLIINTDSGKIVYNSSKESFWVFQSDFIPETNEYLLTLKKDGEMAVALLDLTTGELKWNTTVDKAKSLISFSTKASSLTNKAKIHGNTVYYLLYGKLYSFNKENGKLNWKADEDYTRFYETQNDKNIVVVNSAGLLSTKEYINVLSTEDGKSIWKESIKTKYVVYLEDWGTKLLIAHDSGFNFFDLKTGEKIWKKDARGGGLKRVIPIDQDFLYVAENEMMLINKDGEKLWKKFIEISDDKEDPIYYLGKVGEKVMYLTGTYGNMVDYKTGVKLWKRNIKFEKSRPVLPTYDEATNSYLVYNDEKLYKFDPSINDKPEPFAKVNIKREKELNSIEQFPWGVVLSGPLEVMGVNMDGTVKYHLTYNQPGETGRRLIKSAAIVGSIGLGVGSVASSVKGADLTMTYRDSEGNIRTAVAKGDQTNKDQAQAYAAGSAALGIVAAKFNSRFNAMKQNRDFSYIFAKADTGEKVLVKVSKAEGKEIDKIIFTNNKPLYEIDPATQNIFYVSDKSIQIFNKK from the coding sequence ATGAAGAAAATTACGTTTTCGATTATTTTGCTTCTGTCGGTAACGGTTTCATCAATTGCCCAAAGAAAATATGATGAAATAGTTACAACAGAAAACGCTGTTCAGGACTTGGTTCAGAATGAAATTACAGGAGTTATTGTCTTTAAAGAAGGCGGAACAGTAAAGGGGCTAGATCCCGAAACAAAAAAAGTTATTTGGACTTTAACAAAAGATGATTTTGGAACTCTTACTTCAAAAGATGTCTTAAGTGATCCTGATTTTGGAAATCTTTTTAAAGAAAAAAGAGATTTGTCTACAGTTCCAGGAAGCCCGTATGTTGAGGCATACATCAATTCAAAATATTTGATTATCAATACCGATTCAGGTAAAATTGTTTACAACTCTTCAAAAGAATCTTTTTGGGTTTTTCAATCAGATTTTATTCCTGAAACAAACGAATATCTTCTTACTCTTAAAAAAGACGGAGAAATGGCAGTTGCATTGCTAGATTTGACAACTGGTGAGCTTAAATGGAATACAACAGTTGATAAAGCAAAATCGTTAATAAGTTTTTCAACTAAAGCTTCAAGTTTAACAAACAAAGCAAAGATTCATGGTAACACAGTTTATTATTTGCTTTATGGAAAACTTTACTCTTTTAATAAAGAAAACGGAAAATTAAACTGGAAAGCAGACGAAGATTACACAAGATTTTACGAAACACAAAATGATAAGAATATTGTGGTAGTTAATTCTGCTGGACTTCTTTCAACTAAAGAATATATTAATGTTTTGAGTACAGAAGATGGAAAAAGTATCTGGAAAGAATCTATTAAAACTAAATATGTTGTTTATTTAGAAGATTGGGGAACAAAATTATTAATTGCTCATGATAGCGGTTTCAACTTTTTTGACTTAAAAACAGGAGAAAAAATCTGGAAAAAAGATGCTCGTGGAGGCGGTTTGAAAAGAGTAATTCCAATTGATCAAGATTTCTTATATGTTGCAGAAAACGAAATGATGTTGATCAACAAAGATGGAGAAAAGCTTTGGAAAAAATTTATCGAAATTTCTGATGATAAAGAAGATCCAATCTACTACTTAGGAAAAGTTGGTGAAAAGGTAATGTACCTTACAGGAACTTACGGAAATATGGTAGATTATAAAACTGGAGTTAAACTTTGGAAACGTAATATTAAGTTTGAAAAAAGCCGTCCAGTTTTACCAACTTATGACGAAGCTACAAATTCTTACTTAGTGTATAATGATGAGAAATTATACAAATTCGATCCAAGCATCAACGATAAACCAGAGCCTTTTGCTAAAGTAAATATCAAAAGAGAAAAAGAATTAAACAGTATCGAGCAATTTCCTTGGGGAGTTGTGCTTTCAGGCCCACTTGAAGTAATGGGAGTTAATATGGATGGAACTGTAAAATACCATTTAACTTACAACCAACCAGGTGAAACAGGAAGACGTTTAATTAAAAGTGCTGCAATTGTAGGAAGTATTGGTTTAGGTGTTGGTTCTGTAGCAAGTTCAGTTAAAGGTGCTGATTTAACTATGACATATCGTGATTCTGAAGGTAACATTAGAACTGCAGTTGCAAAAGGAGATCAAACAAATAAGGATCAGGCGCAAGCTTATGCAGCAGGATCTGCAGCTTTAGGAATTGTGGCGGCTAAATTTAATTCTCGTTTTAATGCGATGAAACAAAACAGAGATTTCTCATATATTTTTGCAAAAGCAGATACAGGAGAAAAAGTTCTAGTTAAAGTTAGTAAAGCTGAAGGAAAAGAGATTGATAAAATCATCTTCACTAACAATAAACCTCTTTATGAGATTGACCCAGCTACTCAGAATATTTTTTATGTTTCTGATAAGTCAATTCAGATCTTCAATAAGAAATAA
- the recO gene encoding DNA repair protein RecO, with protein sequence MLVKTKAIVISSLKFQEKSLIVKCFTLSSGLKSYFVRDAFSSRKASQKIAYFQPFSILEIEAVHKNKGTLENFKEIKSAVPFQSIHTDIVKSTMVMFLSEMLHHSIQEEEKNEQLFLFLETALTWLDHHDEISNFHLILLLEITKYLGFYPDLTDIDLPFFEINEGVFTAFHNSNALSEHETNLLKKLIDLKFDNSQKIFHVIERQILLKILIDFYSSHLEGFKRPKSLDILKEIFS encoded by the coding sequence GTGCTCGTTAAAACCAAAGCCATAGTAATTTCGTCTTTAAAATTTCAAGAAAAAAGCTTGATTGTGAAATGTTTTACGCTTTCTAGTGGACTGAAATCTTACTTTGTACGTGATGCTTTTTCGAGCAGAAAAGCGAGTCAGAAAATTGCCTATTTTCAACCATTTTCAATTTTAGAAATAGAAGCCGTTCATAAAAACAAAGGCACTTTAGAAAATTTTAAAGAGATAAAAAGTGCGGTTCCTTTTCAAAGTATTCATACAGATATTGTGAAAAGTACAATGGTTATGTTTCTATCTGAAATGCTTCATCATTCAATTCAAGAAGAAGAAAAAAATGAACAGCTTTTCTTGTTTTTAGAAACGGCGCTCACTTGGCTGGATCATCATGACGAAATTTCAAATTTTCATTTAATTTTACTTTTAGAAATAACTAAATATTTGGGTTTCTATCCAGATCTTACAGATATTGATCTTCCTTTTTTTGAAATTAACGAAGGAGTTTTTACGGCTTTCCACAATTCGAATGCACTTTCTGAACACGAAACCAACTTGTTAAAAAAACTTATCGATTTAAAGTTCGATAATAGTCAAAAAATCTTCCATGTAATCGAAAGGCAAATATTGCTAAAAATCCTCATTGATTTTTATTCTTCTCATTTAGAGGGTTTTAAACGTCCAAAATCTTTGGATATTTTGAAAGAAATTTTTTCATAA
- a CDS encoding T9SS type A sorting domain-containing protein — protein MKNTFFYVLFLILFQFSQAQNKLSWQGYFSFNEIKDISESTTSVFAASENALFSKNVATNVLKTTTTVDGLSGQTISAVYYSEAFKKTIIGYENGLMILVNETDGSILKVVDIINKQLPSNLKKINHFMEYNGLVYVSCDFGIVQFNLNTSKFGDTYFIGDNGAEISVKQTTLFNGFIFAATSSGIRRADITNGNLIDYNQWIVVNSGNWSGVETLDTELIAINDTGYIHRFNANTFIGFSQLPQTAVDMRAKNHNLFVTTANTVYVYNNKMVLNRQIANTQVLDNTLNFSCATVVGDQFFIGTKEKGLFVSSLSNASTFENITPAGPSRNNIFSLDATQNDLWAVYGDYDTSYNPYDLDSYGISKFSTSGWLNIPYSEVFDAKSITRITVNPSNEKQVYASSFFSGLLKIENDVPTLLYNEKNSGLESITTEGPNYIDVRINATAFDKTGNLWVTNSRVKNGLKVLKTNGQWGSYAMTSILDNAEAGSFSSIVVDRNNVKWMGTYRDGVVGFNETTNTFKKMTFGTDAGNLPVADVRSIALDTKNQLWIGTIKGLRVLSNIGNFQSESQLKANPIIIMEDNLAQELMYEQFITSIVVDGANNKWIGTADSGVFMVSPNGQETKYHFTINNSPLPSNVINDIKINSKTGEVFIATNKGMISFNGVATAANDDLSNAYVYPNPVRPNYSGTVKVAGLIDKANVKITDIEGNLVYEITSSGGTVEWDTTAFGKYKVASGVYMVFISAQDGGETKVKKVMIIR, from the coding sequence ATGAAAAATACATTTTTCTACGTTTTATTTTTAATACTATTTCAATTTAGTCAAGCGCAGAATAAATTGTCATGGCAAGGATATTTTTCGTTTAACGAAATTAAAGATATTTCAGAATCAACGACTAGTGTTTTTGCCGCTTCAGAAAATGCTTTGTTTTCTAAAAATGTAGCGACAAACGTTCTTAAAACAACAACAACTGTTGACGGTTTATCAGGTCAGACTATTTCGGCTGTTTATTATAGTGAAGCTTTTAAGAAAACAATAATTGGTTACGAAAACGGATTGATGATTTTGGTAAATGAAACGGATGGTAGTATTTTGAAAGTTGTTGATATTATTAATAAACAGCTTCCATCAAATCTCAAAAAAATCAATCATTTTATGGAATATAACGGGTTGGTTTATGTTTCGTGCGATTTTGGAATTGTGCAGTTTAATTTGAATACTTCAAAATTTGGTGATACATATTTTATTGGAGACAACGGTGCTGAAATTAGTGTAAAACAAACAACGCTTTTTAACGGATTTATTTTTGCTGCAACTTCAAGCGGAATAAGAAGAGCAGATATTACAAATGGCAACTTAATAGATTACAACCAATGGATAGTTGTAAATTCGGGAAATTGGTCTGGCGTAGAAACTTTAGATACAGAGCTTATAGCAATAAATGACACTGGTTATATTCATAGATTTAATGCTAATACATTTATAGGTTTTTCGCAATTACCGCAAACAGCTGTAGATATGAGAGCTAAGAATCATAATTTGTTTGTTACAACTGCAAATACGGTTTATGTTTATAATAATAAGATGGTTTTAAATAGACAAATTGCAAATACTCAGGTTTTAGATAATACGCTAAATTTTAGTTGTGCGACGGTTGTTGGTGATCAGTTTTTTATTGGAACAAAAGAAAAAGGATTATTTGTTTCTTCACTTAGCAATGCATCAACTTTTGAAAATATTACGCCAGCGGGACCATCTCGAAATAATATTTTTTCTCTAGATGCAACACAAAATGATTTATGGGCTGTTTATGGAGATTACGATACATCATACAATCCGTATGATTTAGATAGTTATGGAATTAGTAAATTTAGTACTTCTGGCTGGTTGAATATTCCTTATTCTGAAGTTTTTGATGCAAAATCAATTACGCGAATTACGGTTAACCCAAGTAATGAAAAACAAGTTTATGCCAGTTCTTTCTTTTCAGGATTATTGAAGATTGAAAACGATGTTCCAACTTTATTATATAATGAAAAAAATAGCGGATTAGAATCTATTACAACAGAAGGCCCAAATTATATAGACGTTCGTATTAATGCTACTGCTTTTGATAAAACAGGAAATCTATGGGTTACCAATAGCCGCGTTAAAAATGGCTTGAAAGTTTTAAAAACAAATGGACAATGGGGAAGTTATGCTATGACTTCGATTCTTGATAATGCGGAAGCAGGAAGTTTTTCGAGTATAGTTGTAGACCGTAATAATGTAAAATGGATGGGAACTTACAGAGATGGCGTTGTTGGTTTTAATGAAACGACTAATACTTTCAAAAAAATGACTTTTGGCACCGATGCAGGAAATCTTCCAGTTGCAGATGTTAGAAGTATTGCTTTAGATACCAAAAACCAACTTTGGATCGGAACTATAAAAGGTTTAAGGGTTTTGTCTAATATTGGAAATTTTCAATCAGAAAGCCAATTAAAGGCAAATCCGATTATTATAATGGAGGATAATTTGGCTCAAGAATTAATGTACGAGCAATTTATTACTTCTATTGTTGTTGACGGCGCTAATAATAAATGGATCGGAACGGCAGATTCTGGTGTATTTATGGTTTCTCCAAACGGTCAGGAAACCAAATATCATTTTACCATAAATAATTCGCCGCTGCCAAGTAATGTGATAAACGATATTAAAATAAATAGCAAAACTGGCGAAGTTTTTATAGCAACCAATAAAGGAATGATTTCGTTTAATGGAGTCGCAACAGCAGCAAACGATGATTTGAGTAATGCTTATGTTTATCCAAATCCTGTTCGTCCTAATTATTCTGGAACCGTAAAAGTTGCTGGATTGATTGATAAAGCGAATGTAAAAATAACAGATATCGAAGGAAATTTGGTTTACGAAATAACTTCTTCTGGTGGAACCGTAGAATGGGATACAACCGCTTTTGGAAAATATAAAGTCGCTTCTGGAGTTTACATGGTATTTATTTCTGCACAAGATGGAGGCGAAACCAAAGTCAAAAAAGTAATGATTATTCGATAG
- the gdhA gene encoding NADP-specific glutamate dehydrogenase, translating into MEQKINEFMALIESKNPNEPEFLQAVREFAETVIPFISERKKYDGKNILLRIAEPERSIIFRVPWVDDKGEIIVNRGFRIQMNSAIGPYKGGIRFHHSVNLSVLKFLAFEQVFKNSLTTLPMGGGKGGSDFDPEGKSDGEIMRFCQSFMTELCRHIGPDLDVPAGDIGVGAREIGYLFGQYKRIRNEFTGVLTGKGLAYGGSLIRPEATGYGVVYFTDQMLRTIGHEIKGKRVAISGFGNVAWGVALKVNELGGKVVTISGPDGYIYDEEGISGEKIDHMLEMRATGDNRAERYLEKYPNAVFHKGKSPWEVKVDIAIPCATQNELNGEDAQKLIDNGVLCVTEAANMPSTLDAIKLFLDNKVLFAPGKAANAGGVAASGLEMTQNSIRLNWTSEEVDLRLKEIMIGIHNQCKKYGAEEDGYVNYVKGANIAGFVKVADAMLAQGVV; encoded by the coding sequence ATGGAACAAAAAATAAATGAATTTATGGCTCTTATTGAGTCAAAAAATCCAAACGAGCCAGAATTTCTTCAAGCTGTTAGAGAATTTGCAGAAACAGTAATTCCGTTTATATCTGAGCGTAAAAAGTATGATGGAAAGAATATTCTTTTAAGAATTGCTGAGCCAGAACGATCTATAATTTTTAGAGTTCCGTGGGTAGATGATAAAGGAGAAATTATTGTAAACAGAGGTTTTAGAATCCAGATGAATTCTGCAATCGGACCTTATAAAGGAGGAATTAGATTTCACCATTCTGTAAACTTATCTGTTTTGAAATTCTTGGCATTCGAACAAGTTTTCAAAAACAGTTTGACAACACTTCCAATGGGCGGTGGAAAAGGAGGTTCTGATTTTGATCCAGAAGGAAAATCTGACGGAGAAATTATGCGTTTCTGCCAATCATTTATGACAGAATTATGCCGTCATATTGGTCCAGATCTTGACGTTCCTGCTGGAGATATAGGTGTCGGAGCAAGAGAAATTGGTTATTTATTTGGTCAGTACAAAAGAATCAGAAATGAATTTACTGGAGTTTTAACTGGAAAAGGTTTGGCTTACGGTGGTTCATTAATCAGACCAGAAGCTACTGGATACGGAGTTGTATATTTTACAGATCAAATGCTTCGTACTATCGGTCATGAAATTAAAGGAAAAAGAGTTGCTATTTCTGGATTTGGAAATGTGGCTTGGGGAGTAGCTTTAAAAGTAAACGAATTAGGCGGAAAAGTAGTTACCATTTCTGGTCCTGATGGTTATATTTATGACGAAGAAGGAATTTCTGGAGAGAAAATCGATCACATGTTAGAAATGAGAGCAACAGGTGATAATAGAGCAGAAAGATATTTAGAGAAATATCCAAATGCAGTTTTCCACAAAGGAAAAAGTCCATGGGAAGTAAAAGTAGATATTGCAATTCCATGTGCTACTCAAAACGAATTAAATGGAGAAGATGCTCAAAAACTTATTGATAATGGAGTTTTATGTGTAACTGAAGCAGCAAATATGCCTTCTACTTTAGACGCAATTAAACTTTTCTTAGATAATAAAGTATTGTTCGCTCCAGGAAAAGCTGCAAACGCTGGTGGTGTTGCCGCTTCTGGGTTAGAAATGACACAAAACTCTATTCGTTTAAACTGGACTAGCGAAGAAGTAGATTTGAGATTGAAAGAAATCATGATCGGAATTCACAATCAATGTAAAAAATATGGTGCCGAAGAAGACGGATATGTAAACTACGTAAAAGGAGCAAACATTGCCGGATTTGTTAAGGTAGCAGATGCTATGCTTGCGCAAGGTGTGGTATAA
- a CDS encoding THC0290_0291 family protein has translation MSKHLFITLFAIFGISTAAISQSNLAQEIGIYAGPVTLQSDFGQRNNFDTNAGNTGFGIGVMHFINFSSASNRETFFSEHFKVRSDLTFSRTTLKHFGEWVERKPDGVFAQQLRNMHGSSTLVGIGSQLLFHPIKIHDFENTIGSFSPYGSVGFQVSYYSAKVGSHLGDITLPNVTPGKYLTPSDGRAHGFSTETGVVLSATAAIGVQYKLTKMSDLMFETRFQMYNSDWIDGLNPNKNLYTENKYNDWQVWFNFGYIYYLEF, from the coding sequence ATGTCTAAGCACCTCTTTATCACACTATTTGCCATCTTTGGTATATCAACTGCGGCAATTTCCCAGTCAAATCTTGCTCAAGAGATCGGAATCTACGCAGGACCTGTTACTTTACAGTCAGATTTTGGCCAAAGAAACAACTTTGATACAAATGCAGGAAATACAGGTTTTGGTATCGGAGTAATGCATTTCATCAACTTTTCTTCTGCTAGTAATAGAGAAACTTTTTTTTCAGAACACTTTAAAGTGAGATCTGACTTAACTTTTAGCAGAACAACCTTAAAACATTTTGGAGAATGGGTTGAAAGAAAACCTGATGGGGTATTTGCTCAACAGTTAAGAAACATGCACGGAAGTTCTACCTTAGTTGGTATAGGTTCACAGTTATTATTTCATCCTATTAAAATTCACGATTTTGAAAATACAATTGGAAGCTTTAGTCCGTACGGAAGTGTAGGTTTTCAGGTAAGTTATTATTCCGCAAAAGTTGGATCACATTTAGGAGATATTACGCTTCCAAATGTTACTCCAGGAAAATATTTAACTCCTTCTGATGGACGAGCACATGGCTTTTCTACAGAAACTGGCGTAGTTTTGTCTGCAACTGCTGCTATTGGTGTTCAATATAAACTAACAAAAATGAGTGATTTAATGTTTGAAACTCGTTTTCAAATGTATAATTCGGATTGGATTGACGGTTTAAATCCAAACAAAAATCTTTATACAGAAAATAAATATAATGACTGGCAGGTTTGGTTTAACTTTGGTTATATCTATTACTTAGAGTTCTAA